The genomic region GGTTGTTCTCTAGCTCGACTGGTTGTGTTaagttagctaacgttagctagcttaAGGTTGTTTTTCATTGACAGCGGACTGGTATTTATTAATCTGCATTTCTCAAGAGGAAGCAGGGAAGCAACGTTTGCATCGCCTCAGCTGAAATTAGTAAATTAAAGCTTTGGTGTCCTTTGCAGTCTGCTCCTGGTACAGCTGAATAATGATTAAATTTAAATGGTCTTGGCACATAAATGCCAAAACCCTGCAACATATGAACAGTTTAAAAGGTGGTAGTCATGAGCCGATCGGTTAGTGTTAAATtcaaatcaattaatcagtggCACTTTGGACAAAATGTCCTCCCTGGGCCTTTGTTGCTGCACGGAGGGAgcacttctttctctgtctctttgtgctgTTCTCGCTCATTTTGTCTCATGCAACTGCAAAATCTTGAGCCCAGAAATATTCCTACAGGTGACACAAAGCCTCTCATTTTTAGGTTTTAGCAGCAGTATTGTGCTTTAGTGGATGAAGGCAGCAGAGCGTGCACAGTTTACGCGCTTATTATTGGATATTGGCGCGTATGATAGTGGGTGAATGATAAGTAATTCTGAAACGATGCAGGTtttatttgtggtttttttttttaatgaggcTTGGCTTTTACAGTAAGTGTTTTTGTGCAATCCAAGACAGCTGCAGGTGGTGGTTAACGTCTGTCATTTTCATCTGAGGGCTAACTTCCTGCTTTTTGTTATTATCACTAACTTTGCTTCTAAATTGTTTCCCCTTTTCTTCTCACAGACAAAAGCAGCCACAGCCATGACTAGACGAAGGTAATCCTCTTCCTTGTTGCTTTATGAATTATTATTGTAACTTGATTGTTTGTTGggctttttttttgccaaatcTCCAGCTCCATGTTGAATTCAGTTTATTGTCTCTGCAGTGGTCGCCTGCAGAAAAGATCTGAAAATGCTCCAGGGCAGAAGGGCAAAGTTAATAAAGTAAGAACCCATAAAACCCATTATTCAGAAGGATATCATATggctttattttgttattatacAGACAAGCATTTTCTAGATGGTCTGATACACTCTAATAGcaactttttttctgcagcaaaGCAACAGGAAAAAGGTTCAGCCCCTGTCAAAGCTGCAGTGTGAGAaggtatgtttgtttgtttcttttattttacaatacattttaatttgtcagttTAAGGGCACAAGATAGATAAATGAGTACATTACAAATATGGCTTCTATCTGTATTACAATTCCCAAGAGGTGTAGTCTACCACCAGGGTGTGCACAGGTGTAGTGCATCCTGTCACTGATTAGACTGTGACCTGTCTGCTCATTGTTGAGTCTTGTATGTTCTGATGAAGGACTGGGTGTCCAAGTGTGCAGAGATCCTTCTCTACAGAAAAGTAGCAgttaattttcttttccatttcagaACCAGCTGGTAATTGAAAGTGTCACCAAGCCCTGTATTATCACCGAGGTTCCTGAGAAGGAAGTCAGGATCGACTGTGATGAGCCGGGCTGTCCGGTTCTCATCGCCAGAGATTCTTCAGTTCAGCCGTCTCCTCTGCCTCATCTTGGGTAATTATCACAATATTCAGCTTTGTTTGGCTGATTTGTAATGCTCAACAGTTTCAACAAGTGTTTTTCCTCGTGTTACAGATGGGGCTTCTCTGAAGATGTGTGGATGAAAATGGTCAGCAAGGAGCAGAATTACAGACACAGCAAGAGCTTCATGCAGAAGCATCCCAGGATACAACCCAGAATGAGATCAATCCTTCTGGACTGGTTAATCGAGGCAAGTTTTCATCCTCATCTTGTGTTTTTCGTCCTCAGCTGGATTAGTTTTGTTACAGAGCATGTGTACACAAAAATCTAATGTTTACTTAATAATGAGTTATTGTTTTATGCTTTAACTTTAGGTCATTTGTTGAAGTTTTAGCCATCTGTTAAGTGTTCCAGGAATTCGGTTTATCATGGTGTTTTCATTGGTTTCCATAGGTGAGTGAGGCGTACACTCTTCACCGGCAGACGTTCTACCTGGCACAGGACTACTTCGACCGGTTCATGTTGACCCAGAACAACATTGAAAAGGGCGTGCTGCAGCTCATTGGGATCACCTGTCTTTTTATAGCATCAAAGATGGAGGTAAGGAGGAACAAGGAGGGATCAGGACTGTTTATCCCAAAAGAATCTTAAGactaaatcaaacaaaactttGCAGTCCAGTCGATAGAGACGCCTTCAAattcaaaatatgtcaacaaaCATCCCTCATCTAACAAGTCTGAACAGCTCAGACAGGTTATCGGTGTGTAACCCTGTGTTCACGCAGCTTTCAGTGAAAATAATTCTGTTGTTGAGTGAACGTCAGTTAAGTGAATAGCTGATGTTTTGCACGCACTGTAAATGTAACGTTACCCGACGTGGAGCTTAACAAATCCAGGTATTTCACCAacttgtatttgtattttgtttccTCGTAGGAAGCCTGTCCTCCGAAGCTGTCACAGATGGCGTATGTGACTGCAGGGACCTGCTATGAGGACGAGATTCTTCAAATGGAGTTAATCATTTTGAAGGTAACACTATTATAAGTATGGCACAATTTTTGATCCATAATTCTTTATTGATAAACAATAAGAGGGATTTCATTTTTGCTTAATTCTATTTAACGCATATTTTACAGGAGCTGCGTTGGAACCTCTGTCCTGAAACAGCCGTGTCTTGGCTGAAGCTTTACTTCCAGATGGCTTCGATGAGCGCCAACTCTGACCTGCTGGAGCCGCAGTTTCCACAGGACGCTTACGTCCAAATGACACGTGTAGGTGTTTGGATGGGATTCACCTTTTTACACATGTGTACCAACATAAACCTCAGCCTCAAAATGGACCTGGTGTTTAGTCAACACTTCTCTTTTCTAACTGTACTGTTGTGTTGAACCTCATTTTGTTGTAAGACACGGACATCTACATTGATCAGGTTTCAGTcatatgttaatgttaatgttcacCAGCTCTAAATGAAAGACTGATGTTTGTTACGGTTTATTTCACTGCTCCAAGTCTGACTCATTACTTAATGTcaaataatgtttcttttttgtctctgccaGCTTTTAGATCTGTGTATCCTCAACATAAACTCACTGGACTTCCAGTATCGAGTGTTGGCTGCGTCGGTCCTTTGTCATTTCCTTCAACAGGAAACCGTTGAAAAGATTTCAGGTAAGATTTGGGATTAATGAAATTCACAGAAACATAATGCTCCAACACTAAATTGGGGGAAAGTCAGTGTTGTCATTACAGTAGATATATTGTTGTATTTGTGCTCAGGTCTGTCGAAAAGACGTCATCCAGCCGTGTGTGAACTGGATGGCTCCCTTCgctgagtcagtcagtcagtttggcCGAGCGACGCTGAGGGATTTTGTCAGAATAAAAGACGACAGACACaacatccagacacacacagactataTGACCATGCTGGtgagtatttattttcttgttcttcATTTGCTGACTGCAGGTGATGAGCAGTTTTAGCTTGATGGGATTTTATTATGTTCACACACAACTATGTAAACCAGtataaacagaaatgtcacCAATAATTGATTTTAGTGAATTTTAAGCTGCAGTCATTAAAATTTAGATGAAACTAAAGAATCCAAACTGTCCTGGTGTCACTGATGCCACTTCATTTGTTTCTGACTTTGAACCTTTTCATTTTAGGAGGATGCCAGTCTAAAGGAGGTGAACCGCCAGTTCCCCACTCCtcccagcagcacagagaaaacctGCAACCACTGAACTACAAGAGGACTCTGAAGTGAGCGTGAACAAAGAGGACACAGGGTTAATGTCTCTCAAACAAAGACTGAGAGGCTCCTGTTGTAGCCAGTAGACACAAGACTGTTCACAGGAATAGAGCCTTGATGGGAGTTTGATACCTGCT from Lates calcarifer isolate ASB-BC8 linkage group LG3, TLL_Latcal_v3, whole genome shotgun sequence harbors:
- the LOC108899042 gene encoding G1/S-specific cyclin-E2; its protein translation is MTRRSGRLQKRSENAPGQKGKVNKQSNRKKVQPLSKLQCEKNQLVIESVTKPCIITEVPEKEVRIDCDEPGCPVLIARDSSVQPSPLPHLGWGFSEDVWMKMVSKEQNYRHSKSFMQKHPRIQPRMRSILLDWLIEVSEAYTLHRQTFYLAQDYFDRFMLTQNNIEKGVLQLIGITCLFIASKMEEACPPKLSQMAYVTAGTCYEDEILQMELIILKELRWNLCPETAVSWLKLYFQMASMSANSDLLEPQFPQDAYVQMTRLLDLCILNINSLDFQYRVLAASVLCHFLQQETVEKISGKIWD